The Corallococcus caeni region GCGCGATCCTCCCCCGTTATCCGGAGGATTTCGCGGTAGGACGCATCGTGCAGTGCCACGGCGTCGCGCGCCGCGCCATACTCCGCGCCCACGTCTCCATACCCGGCCACGACTTCACGGCCGCCCACCGGAATGAAGCGGGCACCCACCCGCTCGTGAACAAAATGCAGCGTCAGCGGTTCCATGCCCGTCGCTATATAGAGGCGCAGGAGCGGATGCCACGATGGATGTGAAGCAGCTTTCGGCCTTCCAGGGCTTCTCGACAGAGAAGCTCCAGAAGCACACCGTGTTCCAGTCCGGTCGCTTCTTCCTCGACGTCTACTGCCTGGCCCCGGGCCAGGCGCAGAAGCCCCACCGGCACGCCACGTCCGACAAGGTGTACCTCGTGCTGGAGGGGAGCTGCCGCTTCCGCATCGGCGACGAGGAAGCGGCGCATGGCCCCGGCTCCACCCTCTTCGCCCCCGCGGGCACCGAACACGGCGTCGTCAACGACGGCCCGGACAACGCCCGCCTCCTCGTCCTGATGACCCCGCCTCCGGAGCACGCATGAGCAAGAAGGCCCCGACCCCGGCCGCCCCCGTCCCCACCCGTGGCGCACTCGCGCTGCTGGTGCTGGGCCTCCTCACCAGTGGGCTCGCCGTCTATCAATGGCTGGAGCTGCTCACGGTGCGCGCGGGCGGCTCCACCGCCTGCAGCATCAGCGAGACCGTC contains the following coding sequences:
- a CDS encoding cupin domain-containing protein, encoding MDVKQLSAFQGFSTEKLQKHTVFQSGRFFLDVYCLAPGQAQKPHRHATSDKVYLVLEGSCRFRIGDEEAAHGPGSTLFAPAGTEHGVVNDGPDNARLLVLMTPPPEHA